One Methanobacteriales archaeon HGW-Methanobacteriales-1 DNA window includes the following coding sequences:
- a CDS encoding phosphohydrolase — translation MSQKLPDEFVKNLKGGSILSKFAISNKSIKLTKHGNEYLDVTLSDKTGEITGRMFSNGKLNSTVQNLENGDICRIKGNVEEYQGRLNLKISEIIKCTTEEFDNKDFLHSSEKNTDELMEVIADTINQMKNPQLKNLLKLFFDDEKFKNEFCSAPAAVRMHHNYIGGLLEHTSQVLILCKTICQNYPELDKDLLFTGAILHDIGKMKIYRQNGFSIEYTEDGLLLEHIYISAQMVKERANKILINEETVKKAIHLILSHHGDVSNGWGSAVSPFLPEATALHYADNLDAKVKIALDKQK, via the coding sequence ATGAGCCAAAAATTACCAGATGAATTTGTAAAGAATTTAAAGGGTGGTTCAATACTCTCAAAATTTGCCATTTCTAATAAATCCATTAAGCTAACCAAGCATGGAAATGAGTATCTTGATGTCACACTTTCAGATAAAACTGGTGAAATAACAGGTAGAATGTTTTCTAATGGTAAGCTAAATTCCACCGTACAAAACCTTGAAAATGGAGATATCTGCCGTATAAAAGGAAATGTAGAAGAATATCAGGGCCGACTTAATTTAAAAATCTCAGAAATAATAAAATGCACTACAGAAGAATTTGATAACAAAGATTTTCTACATTCATCCGAAAAAAATACAGATGAACTAATGGAAGTTATTGCAGACACCATTAACCAAATGAAAAATCCACAGCTAAAAAATCTTCTAAAACTATTTTTTGATGATGAAAAATTCAAAAATGAATTTTGCAGTGCCCCTGCAGCAGTGCGAATGCATCACAATTATATTGGTGGCCTTTTAGAGCATACATCTCAAGTTTTAATATTATGTAAAACTATATGCCAAAATTATCCAGAACTTGATAAGGATCTCCTTTTTACAGGAGCTATTTTGCATGACATTGGTAAAATGAAAATTTACCGACAGAATGGATTCAGCATAGAATACACTGAAGATGGGCTTCTCCTGGAACATATATACATTTCAGCCCAGATGGTTAAAGAACGGGCAAATAAAATTTTAATTAATGAAGAAACTGTAAAAAAGGCAATCCATCTTATTTTAAGCCATCATGGAGATGTGAGTAATGGTTGGGGTTCAGCAGTAAGTCCATTTTTACCAGAAGCCACAGCTTTGCATTACGCTGATAATTTGGATGCTAAAGTGAAAATAGCACTGGATAAACAAAAATAA
- a CDS encoding nickel-responsive transcriptional regulator NikR: protein MMRISMSLPKKLLSEFDEVLKDRGYQSRSKGIRDALKDYIVRYQWMNEMEGERIGIIAVIYDHHYTGVMEDLADIQHDYRDYINAVMHVHMTDKYCLEVVVVKGDVGYIRNLTEKMMRLKGVDHVRLTSTATGQHIDHD, encoded by the coding sequence ATGATGAGAATAAGTATGTCATTACCCAAGAAACTATTAAGTGAATTTGATGAAGTATTAAAAGATCGAGGTTATCAATCCCGATCAAAAGGTATAAGAGACGCTTTAAAAGATTATATTGTCCGTTATCAATGGATGAATGAAATGGAAGGCGAACGTATTGGTATTATCGCAGTGATATATGACCACCACTATACTGGTGTCATGGAAGATTTAGCGGATATTCAGCATGATTACCGAGATTATATTAATGCTGTAATGCACGTGCACATGACTGACAAGTATTGTCTGGAAGTTGTTGTTGTTAAAGGAGATGTGGGATACATTAGAAACCTAACCGAAAAAATGATGAGGTTAAAAGGTGTAGACCATGTGAGATTAACCAGTACTGCAACTGGACAACACATTGATCACGACTAA
- a CDS encoding histidine kinase, translating into MKVKEAMNNEVITISPYTLPLEAFEKMYKHGVRRLFVLDDENKPIGVVSYTDLIGILGTIKPGPQEAEDIKVSEIMVENVITISADDAIEDAANLMLRADISGLLVMKDENPVGVITKTDICRMVAAELLVPS; encoded by the coding sequence ATGAAGGTTAAAGAAGCAATGAATAACGAAGTTATTACTATAAGCCCTTATACCCTGCCTCTGGAAGCATTTGAGAAAATGTATAAACATGGCGTGAGAAGGCTATTTGTATTGGATGATGAAAATAAACCTATTGGTGTTGTGTCATATACTGACCTTATTGGAATATTAGGAACCATAAAACCCGGTCCTCAAGAAGCTGAAGATATTAAGGTGTCAGAAATTATGGTAGAAAATGTTATAACTATATCTGCCGATGATGCTATAGAAGATGCCGCCAATTTAATGTTAAGGGCAGATATTTCAGGCCTTTTAGTAATGAAAGATGAAAATCCAGTTGGTGTTATAACAAAAACCGATATTTGTCGAATGGTAGCTGCAGAACTTTTAGTTCCTTCTTAA
- a CDS encoding carboxylate--amine ligase, whose translation MKILFIGARLYHGVADYVQEKGIISIMSESNPDSPNLKLPNKVHIVPRGMDAPMELAIKEDVDAVLPLIGIDGPLMDVGKMKNVLEKEYGIPVVASNEFAASMATSKIKTKEFFTKNKINTPDYQIISNSENSDKIHNSEFLASKSSKIKFPCVLKQSEGQGGVGIMVAKNKEDVENYFQKYDGAIIEQFIDGFEISVEVLRWNGKSVPLAVVCKGKTTLKGLHPLDKIKYAPADICGLSNELAIDLALKITNLMGSEGNTDVDMIFEPSSGKLYAIEMNTRPSGTRYLTAASSDINPLNEMVDMALGKWDVNDVKNRMKNYYSLEIPVGEFKGPNCDNSSQNFRGFDSWVVHGPKNYERVTIRGKDQKSTYKTAEMLKIDLNKF comes from the coding sequence ATGAAAATTTTATTTATCGGAGCAAGATTATACCATGGAGTAGCAGATTATGTCCAGGAAAAGGGCATTATCAGCATAATGTCGGAATCAAATCCAGATTCACCTAATCTAAAACTTCCCAACAAAGTTCATATAGTACCTCGAGGAATGGATGCACCTATGGAACTGGCCATTAAAGAAGATGTGGACGCAGTTTTACCACTAATTGGAATTGATGGACCTTTAATGGATGTAGGAAAAATGAAGAATGTGCTGGAAAAAGAATATGGAATTCCAGTAGTTGCTTCGAATGAATTCGCAGCTTCTATGGCCACCAGCAAAATAAAAACCAAGGAATTTTTCACTAAAAATAAGATAAATACTCCCGATTATCAAATCATATCTAATTCAGAAAATTCAGATAAAATACATAATTCTGAGTTTTTAGCAAGTAAATCCTCTAAAATTAAATTTCCATGCGTATTAAAACAAAGTGAGGGCCAGGGTGGAGTAGGAATAATGGTGGCCAAAAATAAGGAAGATGTGGAAAATTACTTCCAAAAATATGATGGGGCTATTATAGAACAATTTATTGATGGATTTGAAATTTCGGTAGAGGTTTTAAGGTGGAATGGAAAATCAGTACCCTTGGCTGTTGTCTGTAAGGGTAAAACTACTTTAAAAGGCCTTCATCCCTTGGATAAGATTAAATATGCTCCTGCGGATATCTGTGGACTTTCTAATGAACTGGCCATAGACCTGGCTCTTAAAATAACAAACTTAATGGGATCTGAAGGTAATACTGATGTTGATATGATATTCGAGCCTTCATCTGGGAAATTATATGCTATAGAAATGAATACTCGTCCTAGTGGTACTAGATACCTTACTGCTGCCAGTTCTGATATTAATCCCCTTAATGAAATGGTGGATATGGCCTTAGGGAAATGGGATGTTAATGATGTTAAAAACAGAATGAAAAATTATTATTCCCTTGAAATTCCAGTAGGTGAATTTAAGGGCCCAAATTGCGATAATTCATCTCAAAACTTTAGAGGCTTTGATTCATGGGTTGTTCACGGCCCAAAAAATTATGAACGAGTCACTATTCGAGGTAAAGATCAAAAAAGTACTTATAAAACCGCAGAAATGCTTAAAATAGATTTAAATAAATTTTAA
- a CDS encoding RNA methyltransferase — protein MKSMKFFTTPYHYDLLKDTERLSAFYEAIFDNKWDVVYDLGTGSGILSYFAAPTSNFIFALEKNPKSSECAKKNLEKWHNVQVINTDIMDFEFTQKADLIICEMLDTALIDEEQIPVLNKALNYLKPSGTVIPCGVLNGAEPIFMQSPRICYQDVDDINFPKYQNRGNLVIFNKIMFEPDMEEHVNVDIELTILIPGKINAIKLTSFTLIGANLICGPTPMLNPPLFVPIEEIDLNKNEKLKLNLSYVMGGGLDTIRTKIKDIS, from the coding sequence ATAAAATCAATGAAATTTTTCACTACTCCCTATCATTATGATCTCTTAAAAGATACTGAGAGATTATCGGCCTTTTATGAGGCTATTTTTGATAATAAGTGGGATGTAGTATATGACCTTGGTACGGGGAGTGGAATTCTTTCTTATTTCGCTGCTCCTACCTCTAATTTTATTTTTGCATTAGAAAAGAATCCTAAATCATCTGAATGTGCCAAAAAAAATCTTGAAAAATGGCATAATGTCCAGGTGATTAATACGGACATAATGGATTTTGAATTTACCCAAAAAGCAGATTTGATTATCTGTGAAATGTTAGATACTGCTTTAATTGATGAAGAACAGATTCCTGTTTTAAATAAAGCTTTAAATTATCTAAAACCATCAGGCACTGTAATACCTTGTGGTGTTTTAAATGGGGCCGAACCTATATTCATGCAAAGCCCGAGAATTTGCTATCAGGATGTTGATGATATAAATTTTCCAAAGTATCAAAATAGGGGAAATTTAGTTATTTTTAATAAGATTATGTTTGAACCGGATATGGAAGAACATGTTAATGTGGATATTGAATTAACAATTTTGATTCCGGGAAAAATAAATGCCATAAAACTTACATCTTTCACATTAATAGGGGCTAATTTGATTTGTGGCCCTACTCCTATGCTTAATCCACCTCTATTTGTGCCCATAGAAGAAATAGATTTAAATAAGAATGAAAAACTTAAATTGAATTTATCTTATGTTATGGGAGGTGGTTTAGATACAATTAGAACCAAAATTAAAGATATTTCTTGA
- a CDS encoding phospho-N-acetylmuramoyl-pentapeptide-transferase — protein MDSLQNGWVVLALALLASLFFTAFIKKILKNANISDSPIVTEHRHKAGTPTMGGIGILMAALFVSCIYFKNTYLIITCFIMMTAGLVGLLDDLIGLKTKELQKIVKNISKSPVEIGQLSLKPGEEARAATEKAKNDLDGLLKTGNVEVVGQAPIKSEVKESEKILAQFIIALFLVGTGAVTTIGGFSLGFLVIPIVIIGIIGAINAVNLIDGMDGLAAGIITIVSASCAIFLNLNGNFTSSVPFIALTGLSLGFLAFNRYPASIFMGDTGSFALGGGYAAAVMLTDTAYFGVIALAVPIVSVIISLMHRAHIIKLPVEPLHHTLHYKGLSEKKIVLIYWALTLIICAIGLYFYQSFPN, from the coding sequence TTGGATTCTCTTCAAAATGGATGGGTGGTGCTAGCATTAGCTCTATTAGCATCCCTCTTTTTCACAGCATTTATAAAAAAAATTCTTAAAAACGCTAATATATCGGACAGTCCTATTGTAACAGAACATCGCCACAAAGCAGGCACTCCTACCATGGGAGGTATTGGAATCCTCATGGCAGCACTTTTTGTATCTTGTATATATTTCAAAAACACTTATTTGATTATAACTTGTTTTATAATGATGACTGCAGGCTTAGTGGGCTTACTTGATGATTTAATTGGCTTAAAAACCAAAGAACTGCAAAAAATTGTTAAAAACATCTCAAAATCTCCTGTTGAAATTGGTCAACTATCTCTAAAACCTGGTGAAGAAGCTCGTGCTGCCACTGAAAAAGCAAAAAATGATCTAGATGGACTTTTAAAAACTGGAAATGTTGAAGTTGTTGGGCAGGCCCCTATTAAAAGCGAAGTTAAGGAGAGCGAAAAAATACTGGCTCAATTTATCATCGCACTATTCTTAGTAGGTACTGGTGCAGTAACCACAATTGGTGGATTTTCTCTGGGATTTTTGGTTATTCCTATTGTTATAATTGGAATTATTGGAGCAATAAATGCAGTTAACCTTATAGATGGTATGGATGGCCTGGCTGCAGGAATAATAACCATTGTGTCAGCTTCATGTGCCATTTTCCTGAATTTAAATGGTAATTTTACCTCTTCCGTCCCATTTATTGCTTTAACAGGATTAAGTTTAGGTTTTTTGGCCTTTAATCGCTATCCTGCAAGTATTTTCATGGGAGATACTGGATCTTTTGCTCTAGGTGGAGGATATGCGGCAGCAGTTATGCTCACCGATACGGCTTACTTTGGAGTTATTGCTCTTGCAGTCCCTATTGTTTCCGTAATTATAAGCTTGATGCACCGAGCTCATATTATAAAACTTCCTGTAGAACCATTACACCATACTTTACATTATAAAGGACTTTCTGAA
- the hycI gene encoding hydrogenase maturation peptidase HycI — MQLEPKLKIFLENCQKLVILTIGNELRGDDGLGPLFANKFSKITKNASKVILIDGGIVPENFTGTIRKENPSHVILIDAVEMNAAPGDMEIIAKEKISQYNVSTHSMPISFLIKYLETTCSFKIILLGIQPQKMALGEEITENVQISVNKLVDVFKNIFNDLNLI, encoded by the coding sequence ATACAATTAGAACCAAAATTAAAGATATTTCTTGAAAACTGCCAAAAGCTTGTAATTTTGACCATTGGGAACGAATTACGGGGTGATGATGGTTTAGGTCCTTTATTTGCTAATAAATTTTCTAAAATAACTAAAAACGCCTCTAAAGTGATTTTAATTGATGGGGGAATTGTTCCAGAAAATTTTACAGGAACTATACGTAAGGAAAATCCGTCCCATGTTATTTTAATTGATGCAGTGGAAATGAATGCCGCTCCGGGAGATATGGAAATCATAGCAAAGGAAAAAATTTCCCAATATAATGTATCTACTCATTCAATGCCTATTTCATTTTTAATTAAATATTTAGAGACGACTTGTTCTTTTAAAATTATTTTATTAGGTATACAACCTCAAAAAATGGCACTTGGTGAAGAAATAACAGAAAACGTTCAAATAAGTGTTAATAAATTAGTAGACGTTTTTAAAAATATTTTCAATGATTTAAATCTAATATAA